The genomic segment GGATCAGAGGCGATGCGCGCATACAGCGCATCGACCGCGGCAGCCGGGCCTTCGAGCAACTGCATGAACAGCCCGTCCTGCCACAGCAGCATGCCGCCGATGCCGTGACGCGCGTTGAAGGTGCGGGCCTGTAACAGCAGACGCGCCATGTCCGGCCCGGTGAACTCATGCAGCTGGCCGCTGCGATAGAGCAGCTGGCGGATCATGCGCGGCGTCCCGATCGATGTGTTACAGCGTCCACTTCACTTCGGGATGGTCGCGCAGGGCCGCGTGCGCGGCGTCGTACTGCTCGCGCGATTCGGCACGGATGCTGAGCTTGATCGACACGTACTTGCCGCCGCTCGACTCGCGCGCGGTGACGGTTTCGTGGAGCACGGCGATACCGGCTGCGGTCAGCAGGCGCGGGATCTCGGCATCGAGTCCGGCAGCGGCCGGCCCCATCGCGGTGATCTCGAAGACGCCAGGAAACTGGAAGCCGTGGTCGGGGTTGTCGGAGGAGATGTCCATCGCGGGATTATCGGGGCAGAGGTCGCCGAACCCAAGCGGTGGATACAGCAAATCCAATGACACCTCTCCTTCTGGGAGAGGTCGACGCGCGCAGCGCGTCGGGTGAGGGCCGGGGCAGTACGCGGACGGCTTCAACAGCACCCTAATCCGCCCTTCGGGCACCTTACCCCAGAGGGGGAAGGGTTTGACGAAGCACCCGCTCTTAGGCGTTCCACCACATCAGGAACTCGTGCCACAGGCGCTTGAAGAAACCGGCTTCTTCCACCGCTTCCAGCGCGACCAGCGGACGCTCGGCGATGACCTTGCCGTCGAGTTCGACGCGCACGGTGCCGATGGCCTGGCCCTTTTCGATCGGGGCTTCCAGCGTCTGCGGGATGTCCATCGACGGCTTGAGCTGCGCGTACTTGCCGCGCGGCATCGAGACCAGCATCGGCTCGGCGACGCCCAGCTGCACTTCGTTGGTCTTGCCCTTCCAGACCTTCTGCGTCGCGACGGCCTTGCCGGCGTCGTAGACGGCGTGGGTTTCGAAGAAGCGGAAGCCCCAGTTGAGCAGCGCCAGCGAATCGGTGGCGCGCTGTGTCTCGCTGGTCGAGCCCATGACCACCGAGATCAGACGCTGGTCGCCGCGCAGGGCCGACGCCATCAGGCAATAGCCGGCGCCGCTGTGGTGACCGGTCTTGATGCCGTCGACGCTGTCGTCGCGCCACAGCAGACGGTTGCGGTTGTGCTGGGTGATCGGCCCGACGGTGAATTCCTTGATCTTGTTGTGCGCGTATTCCTCAGGGAAGTCGCGCACCATCGCGCGGCCGAGAATCGCGAGGTCGCGCGCCGTCGAGTAATGCTCCGGGCCCGACAGGCCGGTCGCGTTCTCGAAGTGGCTGTTCTTCATGCCGATGCGCGCGGCGTAGGCGTTCATCAACTGGGCGAACGCTTCCTCGCTGCCGGCGACGTGCTCGGCCAGTGCGATCGCGGCGTCATTGCCGGACTGCACGACCATGCCGATTTCCATGTCCAGCAGTGGCGCACGCTGGTTGACCGGGAAACCGCTGTAGCTGCCGTCGGTACCCGCGCCGCCCTTGCGCCAGGCGTTCTCGCTCATCAGCACCTGGTCGTCAGGCTTGATCTTGCCGGCGGCGAGCTCGGCGGCGATCACATAGCTGGTCATCACCTTGGTGATGCTCGCCGGCTCGACGCGCTCGTCCGGATTGTCGCCCGCCAGCATCTGGCCGGTGGCGAAATCCATGACGATCCAGGCGGTGCCGGTAATGGTCGGCGGGGGCGGCGTCGGCAGGTCGTCGCTGAGCGCGGGCGCGGCGGCGGCAGGCGCGGCAGGCCGGGGCGCGGGCTGCGGCGTAGGCGCGGGATCCTGCGCGACGGCGATACCCACCGTGGCGGTGGCCAGCGCGGCCAGCAACATGCGCGAAACGACTACGGACACTTTCATGTAATGCACAACTCCGGGGAACCGGCCGCGTCGACCGGCGGTTGATGGACAGGATTCAATCGCGGACGACGGTGGGCGCGCCGAAGCCGAGGCCGGCGACGCGCGAGGACACTTCGGCGACCTGCGTCGCTTCGACCGGGCCCACGCGCAGGCGCCAGACCGGCTTGCCGGCGGCGGTGCCGTCCTGCAGCTGGGCCGCGGCGATACCGGCGCCGCGCAATGTAGCGAGCGCGCGTTCGGCGTTGGCGCGGGCGCCGAAGGCGGCGACCTGCAGGGTCACGCCGCCCAGGGCGGCAGCGGCGGTGCGCACGGGCGGAGGCATCGGCGTTGGTGCGGTCACGGCAGCCACTGCAACCGGTGCGGCGGCCGGCGTCGCAGCCGGTGTCGCTGCGGGCTGCGGATGCAGCGGCACCTGACGGCCGTTCTCGAGCTTGATGCCGCGCGAGGCGAGCCAGGCGTCGAAATCGTCCGCGGTCATGACCTTGCCGTTCTGATACATGTTGAAGCGACCGTTCGACGCGTCGCCCTGCGGTGCGGGCGCGGGGCGCTCGCCGGCCTGGGCACTGGCGATCGGCAGGGCCTCGACGATCGCGTCCATCGCGCTGGCGGCTGCCGTGGTCGTGGCTGCGGGCGCGACCGATGCGGTGGCGGTCGCGGGAACAACCGTCGGACGCGGCGCAGGCGCGCTGGCGACGGCGTCGTAATCGTTGCGGGCGTTCTCGCCCGGGCTCAAAGCGCGTACTTCGACGCGACCCGTGCCGGCAGGATGGATACCGATCTTCACCGCCGCGGCGTAGCTCAGATCGACGACGCGGCCTTCGTGAAACGGGCCGCGATCATTGACACGCACGACCACCGATTTGCCGGTATCGAGATTGGTCACGCGCGCGAAGCTCGGCAGCGGCAGCGACTTGTGCGCGGCGGTGAACGCGTACATGTCGTAGACCTCGCGGTTCGAGGTCAGGCGGCCGTGGAACTTGGCGCCGTAGTAGGACGCGGTGCCGGTCTCGGCGAATTCGCTGTGGTCGTCGAGCACGCGATAGCTCTTGCCCAGCACCTGGTAGGGGCTGCGGTTGCCGACCGGCGAACGCGGCAGATCGACGACCTCCGGCTCCGGAATCGCGTCGACGTTGGGCAGATAGTCGGGAAGGCTGTCAGGCACGCCCGGGCGGTACAGGCCGCCGGCGGTGTAATGGCCCCGGGTGTTCGGGTCTTCCTGCGCGGGCGCATACGGCGAGACGCCGCGTTGGCCCGATGCCGGCCGGTGCGTGCTGCCGCCGTGTGCCGGCGCCGAGACGGTACTGCCTGCGGCAGGCGCGGCGCCACGCTTTGCATTTCCCGCGCAGCCCGCCAGCAGGGCCACCGACGCCAGCGGCAGCAGCCATCGGATCACGGACCGACCCCGGCCCGGATCGCCTGTGCGAGCTGGTGCACCGACAGCGAGTACATCGGCGATCGGTTGTAGCGGGTGATCACGTAGAAGTTGCGATACGCCAGCCAGTACTCCATGCCGGCCTCGCCATCGAGCGACAGCAACGTCGCGCCTTCGCCGGTCGGCTGGCCGGGCGCCGGCGTGTAGCCGCGCTTCGCCAGATCAGACAGTGGATACACCGGATCCCAGTTCTCGGGCTTGAAGTCGGCCGCCGACGCAGCGCGCTGTGCGCGGGACACGACCGGGCCGCCACGCTGCCAGCCGTGCACGACGAAGTAATTGGCGATCGACGCAAAGACATCAGGCTTGTGGGTCAGCAAGTCGCGGCGGCCATCGCCGTCGCCATCCTTCGCCCACAGGCGATAGCTCGACGGCATGAACTGGCCCATGCCCATCGCGCCGGCGTAGCTGCCCTTGAGTTCCAGCACATCGAGCTGCGGCTCGGCCTTCTCCAGCGCGAACAGCTGCGCGAGTTCGCCGGCGAAGAACGGCGCACGCGGCGCGTAGTCGAAGGACAGCGTGTACAGCGCGTCGATCACCTTCCAGTTGCCGGTGATGCGGCCGTAGCTGGTTTCCACCCCGATGATCGCGACGATGTACTCGGCCGGCACGCCGGTGTCGGCGGCCACGCGATCAAGCGCGGCGCGGTTCTCGCGGTAGAACGCCACGCCGCCGTTGATGCGCGCGTCGTTGATGAAGATGGGTCGGTAGTCGCGCCACGGACGCACCGCTTCGGCCGGGCGGCTGATCGCGGTGAGGATCGCCTGCTGCACCTGCGCCTTCGACAGCACGCTGCGCACGTGCGCCGGATCGGCGCCGTAGGTCTGCACGGTGTAGTCGACGAAGTTCTCGACGCGCTGCGCGCGTGGGATCGCCGGATCGGTGACCGAGGTCGGCGCGACCGGGCGTTCGGGTGGCTGCGGCACCGGCGCCAGCAGGGCGCCTTCAGCGCGCGCAGGCTCGGGCAGCGGCGTCACCGCACCGTAGTCCTCGGCATGGCCATCGGACGGGTTAACGGGTGTCGCACACGCTGCCAATGCGAACGGCAGCGCGGCCACGGCGAGTCGGAAAAAAGGGCGTCGGCTCATCGGCGGCGAGGTTAGCACGCACGTGCGCGCGGCACGCAGCGTTGCGCGGGCGCAGTCAGGGCCGGTAAGGATTGAGATGTCGCTCAGCGGCGCCGCGTCGCACTCGCCTGCACGGCCATCACCACGCCGAAGCCGGCCAGCAGCGAGACCGCCGCCGTGCCGCCGAAACTCAGCAGCGGCATCGGCACGCCGACCACCGGCAGCAGGCCGGAAATCATGCCGCCGTTGACTATGACGTAGACGAACAGCGCGAGGCCCAGGCTGCCGACCAGCAACCGCGAGAATCCATCGCGCGCCTCGCTGGCGATCCACAGGCAGCGGCCGACGATGAACAGGTACAGGCCCAGCACGACGCTGACGCCCAGCCACCCGAATTCCTCGCTCAGCACCGCGAAGATGAAGTCGGTGGTGTGCTCGGGCACGTAATTGAGATGCGACTGCGAGCCATCGCCCCAGCCCTGCCCCGAGAAACCGCCGGAACCGATCGCGATCTTCGACTGGATGATGTTCCAGCCCGTGCCCAGCGGATCGGATTCGGGATCGAGGAAGGTCAGGATGCGGTCCTTCTGGTACTGCTGGAAATACCAGAACCACGCCGCCGGGGCGGCCACCGCGAACGCCGCGGCGCCGCCGATGAACCACCACCACGACAGCCCGGCCAGATACAGCGCGAACACGCCGCCCGAGGCCACCAGCACCGCGGTGCCCAGATCGGGCTGCAGCAGGATCAGGCCGGTCGGGAGACCGATGATCGCAGCGGTGATCGCGATCGTGCCCAGCCGCGGCGGCGTGGGCTGCTGGCCCAGCCACCAGGCCGCCATCATCGGAAGCGACAGCTTCATCAGCTCGGCCGGCTGCACGTAGAACACGCCGAGATTGAGCCAGTGCTGACCGCTGCGGCCGGTCCCCATGAACAGCACGGCGATCAGCGGCAGCAAGGATGCGACGTACGCAGCCGGGGTGAAACGACGCAGCTGCACGGCGGGAATGCGCGACAACACCCACATCGCACCGAGACCGATGACGAAACGGCTGCCCTGCGACGCGACCATCGCGACGTTCTGGTTGGTCGCGCTGTGCAGCACGGCGAGGCCGATGCACATCAGCGCGACCAGCGCGGCGAGCAGCGGCCAGTCCAGCGTGCGGGTGAAACGCTGAAGCATCTCCAGCAGCCAGCGCAGGATCACGTTCATGGCGTCGGCTCCGTCGGCGGTGCGGCGTTGTTCACAGGCGCAGGCGACGCGGTCGGCATCACGCCCGGGAACTTGCCGTTGGCATCGCGCGGCGCGGTGCGCACGCCGGCGACCACCGCTTCGAATGAGGGCTCGGGTGCGAGGTCGGCCTCGGGCACGATCGCGGCCACCGCGGCCGGTGCGCCGGTGGCGGCGTCGATTTCGACTTCAGGCATCTTGCCGAGCAGCCAGGCATCGAAGATGCGGCGCGCGATCGGTGCCGCCGTGCTGCCACCGTAGCCACCGTGTTCGACGGTGATCGCGACGGCGATCGTCGGGTTCTCGGCCGGCGCGTAGCCGACGAACAGCGCCTGATGGCGCAGGTGATACGGCAGGCTGCGCGGGTCCATGCTCGCGCTGCCGCGGCGACTCACGCGCTGCGCGGTACCGGTTTTGCCGGCCATGCGGTATTCGGCGCCGATCGCCATGCGCGTGCCGGTGCCGCGGCCGTGGATCGTGGTGACCATGCCTTCCTGCACCGCGCGCAGATGCGCCGGGTTGTCGGTGATCGACGTCGACGCCGGGCGCGGGACCAGACGCCACGGCGCGTCGAAACCGTCGCGGCGTTCGTTGGCCAGATGCAGCGTGTTGAGTTCCCCGCCATTGGCGATCGCCGCGGTGCCGCGCGCGAGCTGCAGCGCGGTCGCGATCCAGTAACCCTGACCGATGCCGGCGATCACCGTTTCGCCCGCGTACCAGGGCTCGCGCGTGCGCGATGCCTTGAAGCGCGGCGACGGCACGATGCCGGCGTTCTCGCCGAGCAGATCGATGCCGGTCGGCTGCCCGAAGCCGTAGCGCGTCATGTACTGGTCGAAACGCTCGATGCCCATCTCGTAGGCGAGCTGGTAGTAGTAGTAGTTCACCGAACGCGCGATCGAATCGCGCAGGTCGGTCCAGCCGGCACCGCGCGCGGCATCGCGATAGCCGCGGCGTTGCCCGGGAATGAAGAACTCGCCAGTCGAGAACACGCGCGATTCCGGCGTGCGCAGCCCGCTGTCGACACCGGCCAGCGCAACCAGCGGCTTGATCGTCGAACCCGGCGGGCCGCCGCCGAGCACGTTGCGGTTGAACAGCGGACGCGCGGGATCGTCCATCAGGCTGCGGTAGTCGTCATGCGAGATGCCGTTGACGAACAGGTTGGGATCGAAGCTCGGCAGGCTGACCATGCCGAGGATGTTGCCGGTCGCCGGTTCCACCGCGACCGCCGAGCCGTGCAGACCGCCGAAGGCCAGCACCATGGCCTGCTGCAGATCGGCGTCGACGCTCAGGCGCAGATCCGCGCCGGCGGTCGCCGGCAGCAGGCCGAGCCGGCGCAGCGCGCGTCCTTCGACATTCGTCTCGACCTGCTCGTAACCGATCTTGCCGCGCAGCGCCTCGTCGTAATACCGCTCCAGCCCCGTGCGTCCGGTCTGCGGATACAGCAGATGCGCCTGGCCGTAGCGCGTGACGTCGCTCTCGTCGGTGCGGCCGACGTACCCGACCACGTGCGCGAACAGATCGCCGTAGGGGTAGTAGCGGTTGAGATACGGCACCACTTCGACGCCGGGGAAACGCCAGCGGTCGAGCGCGAAGCGCGCCATCTCGTCCTCGCTGATGCGCAGCTTGAGCGTGACCGCGCGGAACCCGCGCTGCGCCTTGCGCTCGCGGTCGAAGCGCGCGATGTCGTCAGGCGACAGCGCGATGATCCGCGACAGCTCGCTGATCAGCTGACGCGTGTCGCCGGCTTCCTCCGGCGTGACTTCGAGGCGATACGCCTGTTCGTTCTCGGCCAGGATGCGGCCCTTGCGGTCGAGGATCAGCCCGCGCCCCGGCACCACCGGTCGCGGCTTGATGCGGTTGGCTTCCGAGCGCTTGGCGTAGATGTCGTGGTCGATGACTTGCAGCTTGAAATACCAGCCGGCGAGCACGCCCAGCGCGATCACGACGGCGCCGAATCCGATCACCGCACGCGTGCGGAACGCGGCGGCTTCGGTGGCGTTGTTGCGGATATCGGGACGGCGACCGCGTCTGGCCATGGCTCAGGTTTTACGCCCGAAGCGCAGTGCGTCCATGACGAGATACAGCGGCGCCCACAGCAGCATGCCGATCAGCGGCGCCAGCCAGTACGCCCACGGCAGCTGCGGCACGCCGAGCGCGACATGGATCGCTGCGCTGATGACGCGGTCGTTGAGCAGCAGGCCGCCGATCGCCAGCGCCTGCTGCGCGACCGGGAAGAAGCGCAGCTGCGAGCGGAAGCGCTGCAGGATGAAGGCCATCATGACCAGCCGCAGCGCCTGTTCGCCGAGCAGACCACCAAACGCGAGATCGGCGATCAGGCCCATCGAGAACGCGAAGCCCAGACCGGCGCGATCGGGATCCTCGATCACCCAGTAGGCGACGACGAGCGCCAGCCAAAATGGCCGGAACGGCTGCAGGCCCGGCGGCAGCGGCAGCAGGCCGAGCAGCAGCGCGACGAACAGGCTGGCCGGCAGGATCCAGGGATTGCGGCGACGGCTCATCGCTGCGGCGCCTGCGCGGGCGGTGTCGAGGGCGGTGTCGGTGTTTGCGTCGCCGGCGGCGCGTCAGCGGGTGACGTATCGCCGGTGTCGGGCGTCGTCGCTTCGGTGCCGCCGACCGGCGCTGCGGCCGCGTCGGCCTCGGCCTGCGCGCGCGCGGCCGCTTCGCGCTCGGCAGCGGCGGCTTCCAGATCGGCCGTTGTCACCGGCACCACCACATCGCGCAGCAGCAGCACGTCGCGACCGCGGTCGAGCTGCGCGGCCGGGGTCAGATCGCCGACCAGGAACGCGCGGCTGTCGTCGGGCTGCAGTTCGGTGATCGTGCCCACCGGAAAACCCGGCGGAAAGCGGCCGCCCAGACCCGAGGTCACCAGCGTGTCGCCGACTTCGACATCGGCCGACAGCGGCACGTTGCGCAGCGCCAGATGAT from the Luteimonas fraxinea genome contains:
- the mreD gene encoding rod shape-determining protein MreD produces the protein MSRRRNPWILPASLFVALLLGLLPLPPGLQPFRPFWLALVVAYWVIEDPDRAGLGFAFSMGLIADLAFGGLLGEQALRLVMMAFILQRFRSQLRFFPVAQQALAIGGLLLNDRVISAAIHVALGVPQLPWAYWLAPLIGMLLWAPLYLVMDALRFGRKT
- a CDS encoding DUF493 family protein, which encodes MDISSDNPDHGFQFPGVFEITAMGPAAAGLDAEIPRLLTAAGIAVLHETVTARESSGGKYVSIKLSIRAESREQYDAAHAALRDHPEVKWTL
- the mrdA gene encoding penicillin-binding protein 2, which gives rise to MARRGRRPDIRNNATEAAAFRTRAVIGFGAVVIALGVLAGWYFKLQVIDHDIYAKRSEANRIKPRPVVPGRGLILDRKGRILAENEQAYRLEVTPEEAGDTRQLISELSRIIALSPDDIARFDRERKAQRGFRAVTLKLRISEDEMARFALDRWRFPGVEVVPYLNRYYPYGDLFAHVVGYVGRTDESDVTRYGQAHLLYPQTGRTGLERYYDEALRGKIGYEQVETNVEGRALRRLGLLPATAGADLRLSVDADLQQAMVLAFGGLHGSAVAVEPATGNILGMVSLPSFDPNLFVNGISHDDYRSLMDDPARPLFNRNVLGGGPPGSTIKPLVALAGVDSGLRTPESRVFSTGEFFIPGQRRGYRDAARGAGWTDLRDSIARSVNYYYYQLAYEMGIERFDQYMTRYGFGQPTGIDLLGENAGIVPSPRFKASRTREPWYAGETVIAGIGQGYWIATALQLARGTAAIANGGELNTLHLANERRDGFDAPWRLVPRPASTSITDNPAHLRAVQEGMVTTIHGRGTGTRMAIGAEYRMAGKTGTAQRVSRRGSASMDPRSLPYHLRHQALFVGYAPAENPTIAVAITVEHGGYGGSTAAPIARRIFDAWLLGKMPEVEIDAATGAPAAVAAIVPEADLAPEPSFEAVVAGVRTAPRDANGKFPGVMPTASPAPVNNAAPPTEPTP
- a CDS encoding D-alanyl-D-alanine carboxypeptidase family protein; translated protein: MKVSVVVSRMLLAALATATVGIAVAQDPAPTPQPAPRPAAPAAAAPALSDDLPTPPPPTITGTAWIVMDFATGQMLAGDNPDERVEPASITKVMTSYVIAAELAAGKIKPDDQVLMSENAWRKGGAGTDGSYSGFPVNQRAPLLDMEIGMVVQSGNDAAIALAEHVAGSEEAFAQLMNAYAARIGMKNSHFENATGLSGPEHYSTARDLAILGRAMVRDFPEEYAHNKIKEFTVGPITQHNRNRLLWRDDSVDGIKTGHHSGAGYCLMASALRGDQRLISVVMGSTSETQRATDSLALLNWGFRFFETHAVYDAGKAVATQKVWKGKTNEVQLGVAEPMLVSMPRGKYAQLKPSMDIPQTLEAPIEKGQAIGTVRVELDGKVIAERPLVALEAVEEAGFFKRLWHEFLMWWNA
- a CDS encoding septal ring lytic transglycosylase RlpA family protein — encoded protein: MIRWLLPLASVALLAGCAGNAKRGAAPAAGSTVSAPAHGGSTHRPASGQRGVSPYAPAQEDPNTRGHYTAGGLYRPGVPDSLPDYLPNVDAIPEPEVVDLPRSPVGNRSPYQVLGKSYRVLDDHSEFAETGTASYYGAKFHGRLTSNREVYDMYAFTAAHKSLPLPSFARVTNLDTGKSVVVRVNDRGPFHEGRVVDLSYAAAVKIGIHPAGTGRVEVRALSPGENARNDYDAVASAPAPRPTVVPATATASVAPAATTTAAASAMDAIVEALPIASAQAGERPAPAPQGDASNGRFNMYQNGKVMTADDFDAWLASRGIKLENGRQVPLHPQPAATPAATPAAAPVAVAAVTAPTPMPPPVRTAAAALGGVTLQVAAFGARANAERALATLRGAGIAAAQLQDGTAAGKPVWRLRVGPVEATQVAEVSSRVAGLGFGAPTVVRD
- the rodA gene encoding rod shape-determining protein RodA — translated: MNVILRWLLEMLQRFTRTLDWPLLAALVALMCIGLAVLHSATNQNVAMVASQGSRFVIGLGAMWVLSRIPAVQLRRFTPAAYVASLLPLIAVLFMGTGRSGQHWLNLGVFYVQPAELMKLSLPMMAAWWLGQQPTPPRLGTIAITAAIIGLPTGLILLQPDLGTAVLVASGGVFALYLAGLSWWWFIGGAAAFAVAAPAAWFWYFQQYQKDRILTFLDPESDPLGTGWNIIQSKIAIGSGGFSGQGWGDGSQSHLNYVPEHTTDFIFAVLSEEFGWLGVSVVLGLYLFIVGRCLWIASEARDGFSRLLVGSLGLALFVYVIVNGGMISGLLPVVGVPMPLLSFGGTAAVSLLAGFGVVMAVQASATRRR
- the mltB gene encoding lytic murein transglycosylase B: MSRRPFFRLAVAALPFALAACATPVNPSDGHAEDYGAVTPLPEPARAEGALLAPVPQPPERPVAPTSVTDPAIPRAQRVENFVDYTVQTYGADPAHVRSVLSKAQVQQAILTAISRPAEAVRPWRDYRPIFINDARINGGVAFYRENRAALDRVAADTGVPAEYIVAIIGVETSYGRITGNWKVIDALYTLSFDYAPRAPFFAGELAQLFALEKAEPQLDVLELKGSYAGAMGMGQFMPSSYRLWAKDGDGDGRRDLLTHKPDVFASIANYFVVHGWQRGGPVVSRAQRAASAADFKPENWDPVYPLSDLAKRGYTPAPGQPTGEGATLLSLDGEAGMEYWLAYRNFYVITRYNRSPMYSLSVHQLAQAIRAGVGP